One Massilia sp. 9096 genomic window carries:
- a CDS encoding ABC transporter permease, with protein MNAPVQSVAPDAVQDQATRFALLRHPLARPLAALLVLLALDAVLVPGFFHVALRDGHLYGSVIDIANRAAPLMLAALGMTLVIATRGIDISVGAVVALSGTVAAMLVNGTPGAPATPLGTALAAALGVALLCGLWNGVLVAGVKLQPIVATLILMTAGRGLAQLLTDGQIVTVYEESFFTLGSGYLGGLPVSLYVVAAVFALLLFLARRTALGLFIQAVGLNPVAARLAGLRTATLIVSVYAACSLCAGMAGLLITSNIKSADANNAGLLLELDAILAVTLGGTSLAGGRFSLAGSLVGALIIQTLTYTIYSLGVPPEVNMVVKAIVVFAVCISQSGELRALRQRRPA; from the coding sequence ATGAACGCGCCCGTCCAGAGCGTCGCCCCGGACGCGGTCCAGGACCAGGCCACGCGCTTCGCGCTGCTGCGCCACCCGCTCGCGCGTCCGCTGGCCGCGCTGCTGGTGCTGCTGGCGCTCGACGCCGTGCTGGTGCCCGGGTTCTTCCACGTCGCGCTGCGCGACGGCCACTTGTACGGCAGCGTGATCGACATCGCCAACCGCGCCGCGCCGCTGATGCTGGCCGCGCTCGGCATGACGCTGGTGATCGCCACGCGCGGCATCGACATCTCGGTGGGCGCGGTGGTGGCGCTGTCGGGGACCGTGGCGGCGATGCTGGTGAACGGCACACCCGGCGCCCCAGCCACGCCGCTCGGCACGGCCCTGGCGGCGGCGCTCGGCGTGGCCCTGCTGTGCGGCCTGTGGAACGGCGTGCTGGTGGCCGGCGTGAAGCTGCAGCCGATCGTCGCCACGCTGATCCTGATGACGGCCGGGCGCGGCCTGGCCCAGCTGCTCACCGACGGCCAGATCGTCACGGTGTATGAGGAGTCCTTCTTCACCCTCGGCAGCGGATACCTGGGCGGGCTGCCGGTCTCGCTGTACGTGGTGGCCGCGGTGTTCGCGCTGCTGCTGTTCCTGGCGCGCCGCACCGCGCTCGGCCTGTTCATCCAGGCGGTCGGCCTGAACCCGGTGGCGGCGCGCCTGGCCGGCCTGCGCACGGCGACCCTGATCGTGTCGGTCTACGCGGCCTGCAGCCTGTGCGCCGGCATGGCCGGGCTGCTCATCACCTCGAACATCAAGAGCGCCGACGCCAACAACGCCGGCCTGCTGCTCGAGCTCGACGCGATCCTGGCAGTGACGCTGGGCGGCACCTCGCTGGCCGGCGGCCGCTTCAGCCTGGCCGGTAGCCTGGTCGGCGCGTTGATCATCCAGACGCTGACCTACACCATCTATTCGCTGGGCGTGCCGCCCGAGGTGAACATGGTGGTCAAGGCGATCGTCGTGTTCGCGGTGTGCATCTCGCAGTCGGGCGAGCTGCGCGCGCTGCGGCAAAGGAGGCCGGCATGA
- a CDS encoding sugar ABC transporter ATP-binding protein, translated as MTGPVLEMRGIHKRFPGVRALADAGLRLFPGEIHTLMGQNGAGKSTLIKVLTGVYQPDAGSIVLEGQAIRPRSTQEAQNLGISTVYQEVNLCPNLSVAENIFIGRYPRRFGMVDWRAMRAQAAELLARLQVNVDVRQPLANYPLAIQQMVAIARALSVQCRVLILDEPTSSLDEAEVQTLFAALRRLREQGMAILFVTHFLDQTYAISDRITVMRNGEREGEYPCAELSRLALVNKMIGAPADSAPLDAPDTGHEEEASAGEVLVRTHALARKGALAPVDVELRRGELLGLAGLLGSGRTEMARLLFGADKADGGAIDVNGKAVTFSTPRDAIAQGIGFCSEDRKHEGAILALSVRENLILALQARAGLWRAIPFKRQQQLAEDFVRRLGIKTASIETPIGSLSGGNQQKVLLARWLATEPQLMILDEPTRGIDVRAKQEIMDHVRQLCRQGMAILFISSELPEVLRVADRVLVMRDRQACASYRRGELDDGSVLRAIAGEGA; from the coding sequence ATGACCGGGCCAGTGCTCGAAATGCGCGGCATCCACAAGCGCTTCCCCGGCGTGCGCGCGCTGGCGGACGCCGGCCTGCGCCTGTTCCCCGGCGAAATCCACACGCTGATGGGGCAGAACGGCGCCGGCAAGTCCACGCTGATCAAGGTGCTGACCGGCGTGTACCAGCCCGACGCGGGCAGCATCGTGCTCGAAGGCCAGGCGATCCGGCCGCGCTCGACCCAGGAGGCGCAGAACCTCGGCATCAGCACGGTCTACCAGGAAGTCAACCTGTGCCCGAATCTGTCGGTGGCGGAGAACATCTTCATCGGGCGCTACCCGCGCCGCTTCGGCATGGTCGACTGGCGCGCGATGCGGGCCCAAGCCGCCGAGCTGCTGGCGCGCCTGCAGGTGAACGTGGACGTGCGCCAGCCGCTGGCCAACTATCCGCTGGCGATCCAGCAGATGGTCGCGATCGCGCGCGCCTTGAGTGTCCAGTGCCGCGTGCTGATCCTGGATGAGCCGACCTCCAGCCTGGACGAAGCCGAGGTGCAGACCCTGTTCGCGGCGCTGCGCCGCCTGCGCGAGCAAGGCATGGCGATCCTGTTCGTGACCCACTTCCTGGACCAGACCTATGCGATTTCCGACCGCATCACGGTAATGCGCAACGGCGAGCGCGAAGGCGAGTATCCGTGCGCCGAGCTGTCGCGCCTGGCCCTGGTGAACAAGATGATCGGCGCGCCGGCCGACAGCGCGCCGCTCGATGCGCCCGATACGGGCCACGAGGAAGAAGCAAGCGCCGGCGAGGTCCTCGTGCGCACGCATGCGCTCGCGCGCAAGGGCGCGCTCGCGCCGGTGGACGTGGAACTGCGCCGCGGCGAGCTGCTCGGGCTGGCCGGCCTGCTCGGCTCCGGCCGCACGGAAATGGCGCGCCTGCTGTTCGGCGCCGACAAGGCCGACGGCGGCGCCATCGATGTCAACGGCAAGGCGGTCACGTTCTCGACCCCGCGCGACGCGATTGCACAAGGCATCGGCTTCTGTTCGGAAGACCGCAAGCACGAGGGCGCGATCCTGGCGCTGTCGGTGCGCGAGAACCTGATCCTGGCGCTGCAGGCGCGCGCCGGGCTGTGGCGCGCGATCCCTTTCAAGCGCCAGCAGCAACTGGCCGAGGACTTCGTCAGGCGGCTCGGCATCAAGACCGCCAGCATCGAGACGCCGATCGGTTCGCTCTCCGGCGGCAACCAGCAAAAGGTGCTGCTGGCGCGCTGGCTGGCGACCGAACCCCAGCTGATGATCCTCGACGAACCCACGCGCGGCATCGACGTGCGCGCCAAGCAGGAAATCATGGATCATGTACGCCAGCTGTGCCGCCAGGGCATGGCCATCCTCTTCATTTCGTCCGAACTGCCGGAAGTGCTGCGCGTGGCCGACCGCGTGCTGGTGATGCGCGACCGCCAGGCCTGCGCCAGCTACCGGCGCGGCGAACTCGACGACGGCTCGGTGCTGCGCGCGATCGCCGGGGAGGGCGCATGA